Within the Streptomyces sp. NBC_00554 genome, the region CAGCCCCTGGCAGGGCCTCTTCCGCGGCTTCCTCACCGCCGTACTGTTCGCCCTCGCCCTCCTGCTCTCCGTCGTCACCTTTACAGCGGTCACCCTCCTCATCGGCCAGCCCTTCTACGAGAACCTCTCGGAGAAGGTCGACCGTGACGTCTCCCCGGACGGCACGGCCCCCGAGTCGGGCCTGCCGCTGTGGCGGGAGCTGTGGATCTCGGCCCGCGACAGCCTCCGTATCGTCGCCAGGGCTGCCCTGTGGGGCGTGCTGCTCTTCGCGCTCGGCTTCATCCCGTTCGTCGGCCAGACGGCGGTCCCGGTGATCGGCTTCTTCGTCACCGGCTTCTTCCTGACGGAGGAACTGGCGGGGGTGGCCCTGCAGCGCCGCCGAGTCGAGCTCCGCGACCGCCTCACCCTGCTCCGCTCCCGCAAGACCCTGATCTGGGGCTTCGGCACCCCCCTCGCGGTCTCGTTCCTGGTCCCCTTCGTCGCCGTCTTCCTGATGCCCGGCGCGGTCGCGGGCGCCACACTGATGGCCCGCGACCTGCTGGGCGAGGAGACTACGGACGGCGACCGGGACAGGAACGGCGCGGACGACCAGGAACCTGCGTCCGCGGGCTGACCGGCGTCCACGCCCCCGTCAGGAGGGCTGACCCGCGTCCACCGCCACCGTCAGGATCGCCCGCACCTGCGCGATGATGTCCAGCCGGTTCTGTACGAACTCGGGGTCGGTGACGGTCCCGGTCGCCGGGTCCGTGTTGCCGGTCCCGAACTGCAGCACCGGCGTGTGCACATGCCCACCCGGCAACTCGTCATGCAGCCCGAGCCGGTCGCGCAGCAGCGTCGCGCGGTACGCGATCTCGTTGGAGAGGTAGTTCCCGCCGCCCCCGGAACGGGCCACCGAGCCCGGGGTCGGACCGTCCGGACGTACGACCTGCTCCGTGCCGCCCGCCGGGATCTCGGTTACCGACGTGTTGTCGTACACCGGGAAGCGGCCCGTGCTCGCGTCCACGATCGCCTTGTACGGCAGGGTCGTTGACGTCCACTGCGGCTGCGAGGCCGGATCGGTGACCGGGACGGTCTCGGTCCGCGAGAGGTTCTCGTTGTCGGGGAAACCGCCCCGCCAGGCCCCGTTGGTCCGCTCCACGTCGAACCGGCCGACCCGGCCCTGGCTCACCGTCGTGAACAGGTCCACGCGGGGGAGCTGCTTCCGCAGTGTCCGTTCCACCGTCTGGTCGGCGAAGTCCTGCCAGCGGACGGGGAACATGGCCGTCTCGACGCGTGCAGGCCCGTCCGCGGTCTGGATCGTCGTGCCGTCGAGGGCGAGGGCGGTGGCTCCGGAGGGGTTGGAGATCCGGATGTCACGGTCCAGCGTGAACGGGTCGAATCCGGTGACCAGGATCCGCTTCACGCTCTTGCCGTGCGGGTAGCGGATGGCGTTCTGGCCGCGCGAGGTCTCCTCCAACTTGCCCAACAGCTTGTCTCGTTGGGCATCCGTGAGCCCGAACTCCGGCTCCCACTGGCGCACTTCGCGTGTCATGCTCAGCCGCGCCCAGTACAGCGGCCGGTCGTCGTCCCGGCTCAGATCTCCGCCCGCCGGGCCCCGGCCCTGTGCCCGGTCCACCGCACGAGTCCACAGCTGCGAACCCTGCCGTACGACGATGCGCTCGGCCTGCGCGTACGAGTCGGCGCTGCCCAGCGCCCGCGCGAACTCCGGTGCCACGGAGTCGAATCCGGAGCGCGCCAGGATCTCCTGAGGCGCGGCCTTGTCGAGCCGCAGCTCCTCCACGGTGAAGGTCTCGGCGGCCGAAGAGGCGGCGGACGCGTTGGGCGCCGCCGAGAGCCCCGCCACCAGGGCCAGTCCGAGTACGCCGATCCGAACACGTATGTGCGTCAAGGGAATTCAGGCCTTCCGTCGCCGTGGGGTGCTGCCGGATGGCCGCAGTATCGCGTGACGGACGGGACGTACGCCATGGGGTGTGGCTCAGGTGGGGATCTTCGCGGCCGTCTCCCGCAGTGCCCGCAGGAACGCTTCCGCCGCCGGGGTCAGGGACCGCCCTCGTACCGTCGCCGCGTACACCGCCCGCGCGGGCGCGGCCTCGTCGAGCACCGGGAGCAGCGTGATGTCGGGACGTACGGACTCCGCGGCGAGCGCCGGGATCAGGGCCACGCCGAGACCGGCGGCGACGTATCCCTGCTTGGCGGTCCACTCGGCCACGACGTGCGCCACGCGCGGGCGGAAGCCGTGCCGCAGGGCCGCGTCGAGGAGGGTGCCCTCGGGGCGGGAGCCGCCGGAGATCCAGTCGGCGTCGGCGAGTTGGGGGAGTCGTACCGAGGGCTCGGCGGCGAGCGGGTGGCCGGCGGGGACGGCGACGTACAGGGACTCGTCGAGGAGGTGGTGCAGTGTGTACGCGTCCAGCGGGGCCCGGCCCGTCGTCGAGACGATCGCCAGGTCCAGACTGCCAGCGGACAGCCGCTCCAGGAGTACGGGCGTGAGCCCCTCCTCGCGGGTGAGCCGCACCCCCGGGTGGCGGGTGCGGAACGCGGCGATGGTCCGCGGTACGAGGGCGGCGTCGGCCGTGGCGAAGGCGCCCACCCGCAGCCGTCCGCCCGCCACCTCCCGTAGCGCCGTCAACTCGCGCTCCGCCCCCTGCAGCCGCTCGACCACGGCCTCGGCGTGCGGCACGAGGATCCGCCCGGCCTCCGTCAGCCGTACGCCCCGGGGCAGCCGGTCGAAGAGCGGGGCGCCGCCGAGCGCCGACTCCAGCGAGGAGATCTGCCGCGACACCGCGGACTGCGTCCACCCGAGGGTGCGCGCCGCCACGGTGAACGAACCGTGCCGGGCGACGTCCAGGAACACCCGCAGCCACACGGTCGAGAGATCGGGAGCGTCCTCGCCGGTCCCGACCGCGTCCGCGGCAGCCCCGACCGCGCCGCCCGTCAGATTGTCATGCGCGTTCTGCATGTCACCCATGCTAGACATTCGCTTGTCGCATCGCCCGTGCATGCCTAGCGTCGAAGGCATGGAAAAGATCGCCTTTCTCGGACTCGGCCACATGGGCGCCCCAATGGCCCGCCAACTCCTGGGATCCGGACACCCGTTGACGGTGTGGAACCGCACCGCCGCCAAGGCGGAGCCGCTGGTCGCCGAGGGAGCCACGCTCGCCGCCACCCCGGCGGAGGCCGTGCGGGACGCGGATGTGGTGATCACGATGCTCGCCGGCCCGGCGGCGCTCGACGCGGTCGCGGACGCCGTCGTGCCGGAGCTGCGCCCGGGCGCGTACTGGGTGGAGATGTCGACCGTCGGCCCGGACGTGATCAAGGAACTGGGAGCCCGGCTCAAGGACGGTGTGACGCTCGTCGACGCGCCCGTGGCGGGCAGCACCGACAGGGCCGCCGCGGGGCGGCTCGGCATCCTCGCGGGCGGCGACGTGGCCGGTGTCGAGCATGTGCTGACGCACTTCGGCACGGTCACCCGCACCGGGCCCCTCGGCTCCGGCGCCGCGCTCAAGCTCGTCGTCAACGCTTCCGTCGTCGGCGGGGTCGCCCTTGTCGCCGAGGCGATGCGCCTGGCGGACGCCCTCGGAGTCGACGAGGACACCGCGCGCAACGCCCTCACCAACGGTCCGCTCGGCGGAGCCGTCGGCCGTGCCTTCGCCGAAGGCGTGCACTTCGACACCGCGCTCGCCGTGAAGGACGCCGACCTGGCGACGAAGGCGGCCCGACTCCCGGTCATGGAGGCGGTGTTGGAGCAGTTCAGGCGTGCTGCCGCGGACCCGGCCGTCGTCCACGAGGACATCGCGAAGGCCGCGGCCCACATCCGCCGCTCGTCCTGACGAACCCGATGGGCCTGATGGGCTCGACGAGCCCGACGGGCCCGACAGGCCTGAGAAACCCGCGAATCCCAACGAATCCGAGGAGCCCCGTGCAGGTCACGCTCGACAACCCGCCCTCCGCACCGCAGCCCGCCAACGCCTACTACTCCCAGGTCGCCCGTGTCGAACTCCCGGGCGGCGGAGCCCTGTTGTACCTCTCCGGCCAGGTCGCCGACGGAGCTGACCTCGCCACCCAGAGCCGCGGCGTCTTCGAGACCATCGACGCCCTGCTGAAGGCGCACGGCGCGACCCTCGCGGACATCATCAACATCCGCACCTACCTGACGGACATCGGCAGACTCCACGAATACGGCGCCGTACGACGGGAGTTCCTCACCGGGACCGCGCCCACCAGCATGACCTTCGAGGCCGCCCGCCTCTTCAAGCCTGACGCCCTCGTGGAGGTGGAGGTCGTCGCGGCGGTCAGCCCTCGCCCGGCGGGGAGTCCGACGGGGAGCCCGACAGGGAGTCCGGCGGGGGATTCTCGCCCAGCAGCGTAAGAAAGTCCCTGAACGCGCCCGGCATGTCCACCGACTCCGGGTCAAGCAGCCACTGGTACTGGAGTCCGTCCATCACCGCGACCAGGAGGGGGGCGGCGCGCTCCGGGCTGAGTCCGTTCGGGAGCCGCTCCCCGTACTCGGCGCGCAGTACCGAAGCCATGCTCGCCCGCACGGCCGCGTACCGCTGGGTGAAGAACTCGCGGGCGGGGTGCCCCTCCGTGACGCTCTCGCCGAGCAGTGCCGAGAAGGTCTGGATGATCCCGGGCCGCATGGCGTTGTACTCGACGAGCGAGCTGAGCAGGTCGACCCGCCACTGGGTGTTGGGGACCGCGTCCCACTGGTCGCGCTCCTTGAGGACGGCGACGAGCAGGGCCTCCTTGGTGGGGAAGTGGTGCAGCAGCCCCTGCTGGGTGAGGCCCACGCGCTCGGCGACCGCGGCCAGGCTCGCACCCCGGTAACCGCGTTCGGCGATCACCTCCAGGGCCGCGCGCACGATCTCCGCGCGCCGTTCCTCACTCCTGGTCCTGGTGGTCATGGCGTCACGGTACCGGCATCCGATCACCCCGAATATAACGTCAAGATAACGAAACCTACCGCTCTACAGGTAACGGGTGCAGGATGAGGACGTCCAAGGACTTCAACGAGGAGGTGCCGCCGTGGCGGAAACAGCGGAGAGCCGGGTCGGGAGCCATGCCGGAAGCGCGGCTGAGAGCGCGGCCGGAAGTACGGCCGACCAAGCCCGCGAGGCGGTAGTCGAGGCGGCTCTCGCCAAGCTCGGCATCGATGCGAAGGCGAGGCTGCTCTCCGGGCAGGACATGTGGTCACTGCCCGCGCTCCCCGAGATCGGGCTGAAGTCGCTGGTCATGTCCGACGGCCCGATCGGTGTCCGCGGCGTCCACTGGACCGCCGACGACCCCTCCATCGCGCTCCCGTCCCCGACCGCGCTCGCCGCCACCTGGGACCCGGCCCTGGCCCGCCGCGCCGGCGCCCTCCTCGCCCAGGAGGCCCGCCGCAAGAACGTCCACGTGCTGCTCGCGCCCACCGTGAACCTGCACCGCTCCCCGCTCGGCGGCCGCCACTTCGAGGCGTACAGCGAGGACCCGTACCTGACCGGCGCGATCGGCAGCGGCTACGTGAACGGCGTCCAGTCCGGCGGCGTCGGCACCACCGTCAAGCACTTCGTCGCCAACGACGCCGAGACCGACCGCTTCACGGCGAACAACCTCGTCTCCGAACGAGCCCTGCGCGAGCTCTACTTGGCCCCCTTCGAGGCCATCGTCGAGAACGCCCACCCCTGGGGCATCATGACCGCCTACAACTCGGTCAACGGCACGACCATGACCGAGCACCGCTACCTGGTGAACGAGATCCTGCGCGGCGAATGGGGCTTCGACGGCTTCAACGTCTCCGACTGGATGGCCGCCCGCTCCACGACCGGCGACATCGAGGGCGGCCTCGACGTCGCCATGCCCGGACCGAAGACGGTGTACGGCGAACCGCTCGCGCAGGCCGTACGCGACGGCCGCGTCCAGGAGTCGACGGTCGACGAGGCCGTACGCAACGTCCTGCGCCTCGCCGCCCGCGTGGGCATCCTGGACGGCGCCGAACCGGTAGTCACCGAGCCGCCCGCCACCATCGACGGCGAGGCCCTGGCCCGCGAGATCGCCCGCCGCGCCTTCGTGCTCGTACGCAACCAAGGAGCCAACCAAGGCGCCAACCAAGCAGCTCTCCCGCTCAAGCCCGGCACGGTCGCGCTCATCGGCGCCGCCGCCCGCGACGCCCGCGTCCTCGGCGGCGGCTCCGCCACCGTCTTCCCCGCCCGGATCGTCTCGCCCCTCGACGGCCTCACCGCCGCCCTCCCCGAAGGCGGCCTGACGTACGCCGTCGGAGCCGACCCGAACGAGGAACTCGCCGTCGCGGACAAGGGGTTCGAGCTGCGCGCCGTCTGCCGCGACGCGGCCGGCGAGGTCATCGGCAGCGGCTCCGCGCCCAACGGCCAGATCCAGTGGATGGGCGACGACCTCCCGGCCGGCGTCACCCACGACACCCTCCACACCGTCGAGCTGACCGGCACCTTCACCCCGCGCGACAGCGGCCCGCACACCTTCGGCGTCAAGGGCCTCGGCGCCTTCACACTCACCGTCGACGGCACGACGTACTTCGACGACGTCCAGCGCACCGACAAGGACGACCCCTTCGAGGCGTTCTTCGGCGCCCCGGTGCCCCGCGCCCAGGCCGAACTGACCGCGGGCGAACCGGTGACCGTCTCCCTCACCCACGTCGTCACCCTCCCCGAGGGCATCCCCATGAAGGTGATCGGCTTCGCGCTCGCCCACCAGGAGCCGCAGCGCGACGCCGACGAACTGATCGCCGAGGCCGTCGAGGCGGCCCGCGCCGCCGACACCGCCGTCGTCGTGGTCGCCACCACCGACCGCGTCGAGTCCGAGGGCTTCGACCGCAAGGACCTCCGACTCCCCGGCCGCCAGGACGACTTGGTCCACGCGGTCGCCGCCGCCAACCCGAACACCGTGGTGGTCGTCAACTCCGGCTCCCCGGTGGAGCTTCCCTGGCGGGACGAGGTCGCGGCAGTCCTGCTGAGC harbors:
- a CDS encoding RidA family protein; translation: MQVTLDNPPSAPQPANAYYSQVARVELPGGGALLYLSGQVADGADLATQSRGVFETIDALLKAHGATLADIINIRTYLTDIGRLHEYGAVRREFLTGTAPTSMTFEAARLFKPDALVEVEVVAAVSPRPAGSPTGSPTGSPAGDSRPAA
- a CDS encoding beta-glucosidase — encoded protein: MAETAESRVGSHAGSAAESAAGSTADQAREAVVEAALAKLGIDAKARLLSGQDMWSLPALPEIGLKSLVMSDGPIGVRGVHWTADDPSIALPSPTALAATWDPALARRAGALLAQEARRKNVHVLLAPTVNLHRSPLGGRHFEAYSEDPYLTGAIGSGYVNGVQSGGVGTTVKHFVANDAETDRFTANNLVSERALRELYLAPFEAIVENAHPWGIMTAYNSVNGTTMTEHRYLVNEILRGEWGFDGFNVSDWMAARSTTGDIEGGLDVAMPGPKTVYGEPLAQAVRDGRVQESTVDEAVRNVLRLAARVGILDGAEPVVTEPPATIDGEALAREIARRAFVLVRNQGANQGANQAALPLKPGTVALIGAAARDARVLGGGSATVFPARIVSPLDGLTAALPEGGLTYAVGADPNEELAVADKGFELRAVCRDAAGEVIGSGSAPNGQIQWMGDDLPAGVTHDTLHTVELTGTFTPRDSGPHTFGVKGLGAFTLTVDGTTYFDDVQRTDKDDPFEAFFGAPVPRAQAELTAGEPVTVSLTHVVTLPEGIPMKVIGFALAHQEPQRDADELIAEAVEAARAADTAVVVVATTDRVESEGFDRKDLRLPGRQDDLVHAVAAANPNTVVVVNSGSPVELPWRDEVAAVLLSWFPGQEGGAALADVLTGAHEPGGRLPTTWGSLAAAPVTQVVPTDGELAYTEGVFIGYRAWDKAGATPSYAFGHGLGYTDWTYESIEVDGTTARIRVRNSGERAGREVVQVYLAPVETDAERPARWLAGFAGVEAGPGESVEAVVELPDRAFEIWDETANSWAFVKGSYEIQAGRSIADRRVASTITV
- a CDS encoding TetR/AcrR family transcriptional regulator gives rise to the protein MTTRTRSEERRAEIVRAALEVIAERGYRGASLAAVAERVGLTQQGLLHHFPTKEALLVAVLKERDQWDAVPNTQWRVDLLSSLVEYNAMRPGIIQTFSALLGESVTEGHPAREFFTQRYAAVRASMASVLRAEYGERLPNGLSPERAAPLLVAVMDGLQYQWLLDPESVDMPGAFRDFLTLLGENPPPDSLSGSPSDSPPGEG
- a CDS encoding EI24 domain-containing protein, which translates into the protein MRDFGVGFNYLLQGQRWVARHGKQYGFGLLPGLITLVLYAAALVALAIYGDDFITWSTPFADDWTSPWQGLFRGFLTAVLFALALLLSVVTFTAVTLLIGQPFYENLSEKVDRDVSPDGTAPESGLPLWRELWISARDSLRIVARAALWGVLLFALGFIPFVGQTAVPVIGFFVTGFFLTEELAGVALQRRRVELRDRLTLLRSRKTLIWGFGTPLAVSFLVPFVAVFLMPGAVAGATLMARDLLGEETTDGDRDRNGADDQEPASAG
- a CDS encoding NAD(P)-dependent oxidoreductase; translated protein: MEKIAFLGLGHMGAPMARQLLGSGHPLTVWNRTAAKAEPLVAEGATLAATPAEAVRDADVVITMLAGPAALDAVADAVVPELRPGAYWVEMSTVGPDVIKELGARLKDGVTLVDAPVAGSTDRAAAGRLGILAGGDVAGVEHVLTHFGTVTRTGPLGSGAALKLVVNASVVGGVALVAEAMRLADALGVDEDTARNALTNGPLGGAVGRAFAEGVHFDTALAVKDADLATKAARLPVMEAVLEQFRRAAADPAVVHEDIAKAAAHIRRSS
- a CDS encoding pyroglutamyl peptidase; this translates as MTHIRVRIGVLGLALVAGLSAAPNASAASSAAETFTVEELRLDKAAPQEILARSGFDSVAPEFARALGSADSYAQAERIVVRQGSQLWTRAVDRAQGRGPAGGDLSRDDDRPLYWARLSMTREVRQWEPEFGLTDAQRDKLLGKLEETSRGQNAIRYPHGKSVKRILVTGFDPFTLDRDIRISNPSGATALALDGTTIQTADGPARVETAMFPVRWQDFADQTVERTLRKQLPRVDLFTTVSQGRVGRFDVERTNGAWRGGFPDNENLSRTETVPVTDPASQPQWTSTTLPYKAIVDASTGRFPVYDNTSVTEIPAGGTEQVVRPDGPTPGSVARSGGGGNYLSNEIAYRATLLRDRLGLHDELPGGHVHTPVLQFGTGNTDPATGTVTDPEFVQNRLDIIAQVRAILTVAVDAGQPS
- a CDS encoding LysR family transcriptional regulator produces the protein MQNAHDNLTGGAVGAAADAVGTGEDAPDLSTVWLRVFLDVARHGSFTVAARTLGWTQSAVSRQISSLESALGGAPLFDRLPRGVRLTEAGRILVPHAEAVVERLQGAERELTALREVAGGRLRVGAFATADAALVPRTIAAFRTRHPGVRLTREEGLTPVLLERLSAGSLDLAIVSTTGRAPLDAYTLHHLLDESLYVAVPAGHPLAAEPSVRLPQLADADWISGGSRPEGTLLDAALRHGFRPRVAHVVAEWTAKQGYVAAGLGVALIPALAAESVRPDITLLPVLDEAAPARAVYAATVRGRSLTPAAEAFLRALRETAAKIPT